One Cryptomeria japonica chromosome 9, Sugi_1.0, whole genome shotgun sequence genomic window carries:
- the LOC131858507 gene encoding putative FBD-associated F-box protein At5g56440, which yields MLMARASAPDRLSALPDDFLLTHILSKISYRDVLLSQRWRFLWRKVPILKFYFEDFEKQKDDKIQAIIDNALHLDARLRYLYLQVALDDPKAVDINNWIRLAAEKQVERMDIHITYRDRKTRLNTSSMVELGDSIFSENLTALIVNYIDLPKVPTNFGVLRSLKTLYFMEIRNVDDAMFEGFMDLCPHLLILGICGCLGLKNLNIRSSNLMYLNLGILRSDISLQIACPRLMEISLTDFGKYTGLKLLQGISRAESVKKIILQNYNTGNAVNPGIPSVTVLNSFPMQSMASVYRLEFCT from the coding sequence ATGTTAATGGCAAGAGCATCCGCACCAGACAGGCTGTCTGCATTACCAGATGATTTTCTTTTAACTCATATTCTGTCAAAGATTTCTTACAGAGATGTCCTACTCTCGCAGAGATGGCGATTCTTGTGGAGAAAAGTACCCATCCTCaaattttattttgaggattttgagaaacaAAAGGATGACAAGATACAGGCCATAATTGACAATGCACTCCACCTGGATGCTCGTCTTCGCTATTTGTATCTTCAAGTTGCCTTGGATGACCCTAAGGCTGTCGATATAAACAATTGGATTCGTCTTGCAGCTGAAAAACAGGTGGAACGCATGGATATACATATCACTTATAGAGATCGAAAGACGAGGCTTAACACTTCTTCCATGGTGGAGCTCGGGGACTCTATTTTTAGTGAAAACCTCACTGCCCTAATAGTGAATTACATCGATCTTCCCAAGGTACCCACTAATTTTGGGGTTTTACGATCCTTGAAAACACTTTATTTTATGGAAATTCGAAATGTGGATGATGCTATGTTTGAAGGATTCATGGACCTGTGCCCACATCTTCTAATTTTGGGGATTTGCGGTTGTTTGGGGTTGAAAAACTTGAACATACGTTCTTCTAATCTCATGTACCTAAATCTAGGAATTCTAAGATCTGATATATCATTGCAGATAGCTTGCCCACGCTTGATGGAAATCAGCCTTACGGATTTTGGTAAATACACAGGACTTAAATTACTACAAGGAATTTCAAGAGCGGAATCTGTtaaaaaaattattcttcaaaattaCAATACAGGCAATGCCGTTAATCCAGGAATTCCCAGTGTTACTGTGCTTAACAGTTTTCCTATGCAATCCATGGCCAGTGTTTACAGGTTAGAATTTTGTACATAA